A stretch of the Corynebacterium maris DSM 45190 genome encodes the following:
- the whiA gene encoding DNA-binding protein WhiA, giving the protein MALTAKVKDELLRVDVARSAARAAEAAALLRFAGRFEVDRGRLVVEAELQEQAVAERLRELLTSLYHVGVTVRAGYPGANSKATLYHVSVSGNTEDMVRRLGLVTRSGTQVVGLPPQVISGAVEDSEAAWRGAFLASGVLTEPGRTAALEVICPQPEAALALVGCARRLGIAAKTKESRGVDRVAVRDGEAIGALLTRMGAVQARLEWDEKRQRRQVRTSTSRLANFDDANLRRSARAAVAAAARVERAMELLGDDVPEHLAEAGQLRVQHRHASLEELGRLADPQMTKDAVAGRIRRLLSMADKHAQEAGIADTHAAVPEETFDG; this is encoded by the coding sequence GTGGCATTGACGGCTAAGGTCAAAGACGAGCTGTTGAGAGTCGATGTGGCGAGGTCTGCGGCGCGGGCGGCGGAGGCCGCTGCGCTGCTGCGTTTCGCCGGCCGTTTCGAGGTCGACCGCGGCCGGCTCGTGGTGGAGGCGGAGCTGCAGGAGCAGGCGGTGGCGGAGCGCCTCCGGGAGCTCCTGACGAGCCTGTATCACGTGGGCGTCACCGTGCGGGCGGGCTACCCGGGCGCCAACTCCAAGGCCACGCTTTACCATGTGAGCGTGTCGGGCAACACTGAGGACATGGTTCGTCGGCTGGGGCTGGTGACGCGTTCCGGGACGCAGGTGGTCGGCCTGCCGCCGCAGGTGATCTCGGGGGCGGTGGAGGACAGCGAGGCCGCATGGCGGGGCGCTTTCCTTGCTTCCGGGGTACTGACGGAGCCGGGCCGGACAGCGGCCCTGGAGGTCATTTGCCCGCAGCCGGAGGCGGCGCTGGCGTTGGTCGGTTGCGCTCGTCGGCTGGGGATCGCCGCGAAGACGAAGGAGAGCCGGGGGGTCGACCGGGTGGCGGTCAGGGACGGGGAGGCGATCGGGGCGTTGCTGACCCGGATGGGCGCCGTTCAAGCCCGTCTGGAGTGGGATGAGAAACGCCAGCGTCGACAAGTTCGGACGTCGACCAGCCGGTTAGCCAATTTCGACGACGCCAACCTGCGCCGTTCCGCCCGGGCCGCGGTGGCTGCCGCGGCCCGCGTGGAACGGGCGATGGAGCTTTTGGGGGACGACGTCCCGGAGCACCTCGCCGAGGCCGGGCAGCTGCGGGTGCAGCACCGGCACGCCTCGCTCGAAGAGCTCGGCCGGCTGGCGGATCCACAGATGACGAAGGACGCGGTGGCGGGACGTATTCGCCGGCTGTTGTCGATGGCGGACAAGCACGCGCAAGAAGCGGGAATCGCCGATACGCACGCGGCTGTCCCGGAGGAGACTTTCGACGGCTAG
- the uvrC gene encoding excinuclease ABC subunit UvrC, producing MADPTTYRPAPSSIPTEPGVYKFRDEHRRVIYVGKAKNLRSRLGSYFQDLTQLHPRTRQMVTTAADVEWTVVASEVEALQLEYTWIKRFDPRFNVKYRDDKTYPVLAVSTREEVPRAFFYRGPRRKGVRYFGPYSHAWAVRQTIDSLIRVFPMRTCTKGVYNRHESLGRPCLLGYIDKCSAPCVGRVSPEEHREIVDGFVSFMGGNTDKVVKSLNRDMLQAAENLEFERAAKLRDDLEAIDKVMEQQAVVLGDGTDADLIAFDTDQLEAAVQIFHVRGGRIRGQRGWVVEKAGDQARPDMGEEGQPDPALPALMQNFLVQFYGDAVEREKSEDAEDDAQIRRRGVDQFSRTEPKTVQVVPREILVQAMPEEAAEVTTVLSELRGAAVDLRVPQRGDKRALMETVQRNAKEALHQHKLKRVGDLTARSAALQQLQEALGMDQAPLRVECTDVSHIQGTDVVASLVVFEDGTPKKQDYRRYRIKEAAGDGHSDDVASIAEITRRRFKRHHEDKLAHPDEDDTVFEDEEVEVESTDNRRFAYPPQLFIVDGGAPQVAAAQAVFDELGVIDVTLIGLAKRLEEVWLPGDDEPVILPRNSEALYLLQQIRDEAHRFAINYHRQQRSKRMRASQLDGIPGLGPARRSDLVKHFGSVKKLREATVEQIADVRGFGPKLAQTVYEHLRVKK from the coding sequence ATGGCTGACCCCACCACCTACCGCCCGGCCCCGTCATCCATCCCGACGGAGCCGGGCGTCTACAAATTCCGGGACGAGCACCGCCGCGTGATCTACGTAGGCAAAGCGAAGAACCTGCGCTCGCGCCTGGGCAGTTATTTCCAGGACCTCACGCAGCTACATCCACGCACCCGGCAGATGGTCACCACCGCCGCCGACGTCGAATGGACCGTCGTCGCCAGCGAAGTGGAAGCCTTGCAGCTGGAATACACGTGGATCAAGCGCTTCGACCCCCGGTTCAACGTCAAATACCGCGACGACAAGACTTACCCGGTGCTGGCGGTCTCCACCCGCGAGGAGGTGCCGCGCGCGTTCTTCTACCGCGGCCCCCGTCGCAAAGGCGTGCGCTACTTCGGGCCGTATTCGCACGCCTGGGCCGTGCGGCAGACCATTGACTCGCTGATCCGGGTCTTTCCCATGCGCACCTGCACCAAGGGCGTCTACAACCGACACGAGAGCCTCGGTCGGCCCTGCCTACTGGGATACATCGACAAATGCTCCGCCCCGTGCGTGGGACGCGTCAGCCCCGAGGAGCACCGTGAGATCGTCGACGGCTTCGTCTCTTTCATGGGCGGCAACACCGACAAGGTGGTCAAGTCGCTGAACCGGGACATGCTGCAGGCCGCCGAGAACCTGGAGTTCGAGCGCGCGGCCAAACTACGCGACGACCTCGAGGCGATAGACAAAGTCATGGAACAACAGGCCGTGGTCTTGGGCGACGGCACCGACGCCGACCTCATCGCCTTCGACACCGACCAGCTCGAGGCGGCGGTGCAGATCTTCCACGTGCGCGGCGGACGCATCCGCGGACAGCGCGGCTGGGTCGTGGAAAAGGCGGGCGACCAGGCCCGCCCCGACATGGGGGAGGAGGGGCAACCGGATCCCGCGCTGCCCGCCCTGATGCAAAATTTCCTCGTGCAGTTCTACGGCGACGCCGTCGAGCGGGAGAAAAGCGAGGACGCCGAGGACGACGCCCAGATCCGGCGCAGGGGGGTGGATCAGTTCTCCCGCACCGAGCCCAAGACCGTGCAGGTCGTGCCGCGGGAAATCCTCGTCCAGGCCATGCCCGAAGAAGCGGCGGAAGTCACCACGGTGCTCTCTGAACTGCGTGGCGCGGCCGTCGACCTACGTGTGCCGCAGCGCGGTGACAAGCGCGCCCTGATGGAGACGGTGCAGCGTAACGCCAAGGAAGCGCTGCACCAGCACAAATTGAAGCGGGTGGGCGATCTGACGGCCCGGTCCGCCGCCCTACAGCAACTGCAGGAGGCGCTCGGCATGGATCAGGCGCCGCTGCGCGTCGAGTGCACGGACGTCTCCCACATCCAGGGCACCGACGTGGTCGCCTCGCTGGTGGTCTTCGAGGACGGGACGCCCAAGAAGCAGGATTACCGCCGCTACCGGATCAAGGAGGCGGCCGGCGACGGGCATTCGGACGACGTCGCCTCCATCGCGGAAATCACCCGGCGCCGCTTCAAACGGCACCACGAAGACAAACTCGCCCACCCGGACGAAGACGACACCGTGTTCGAGGATGAAGAAGTCGAGGTCGAATCCACCGACAACCGACGCTTCGCCTACCCGCCGCAGCTGTTCATCGTGGATGGCGGCGCCCCTCAGGTAGCCGCCGCACAAGCGGTCTTCGATGAGCTCGGCGTCATCGACGTCACCTTGATCGGCCTGGCGAAGCGACTCGAGGAGGTCTGGCTGCCGGGTGATGACGAGCCCGTGATCCTGCCGCGCAACTCCGAGGCCCTGTACCTGCTGCAGCAGATTCGCGACGAGGCGCACCGCTTCGCCATCAATTACCATCGCCAGCAGCGCTCCAAGCGGATGCGGGCCAGCCAGCTGGACGGCATTCCCGGCCTCGGCCCCGCCCGGCGAAGCGACCTGGTCAAGCACTTCGGCTCCGTGAAAAAACTCCGGGAGGCCACCGTGGAGCAGATCGCCGACGTCAGAGGATTCGGCCCGAAACTGGCGCAGACCGTCTACGAGCACCTGCGTGTGAAGAAGTGA
- the ribH gene encoding 6,7-dimethyl-8-ribityllumazine synthase: MSKEGLPQIEKVDATGLRVAVVTATWNADICDVLHERAVSTGRAAGAQVAEFRVVGALELPVVVQEAARRYDAVVALGCVIKGGTPHFDYVCDSVTAGLTRIALDESTPVGNGVLTTLTHEQAVERSGAEGSVEDKGAESMIAALSTALTLRQLRDE; encoded by the coding sequence ATGAGCAAGGAAGGCCTGCCCCAGATCGAGAAGGTCGACGCCACCGGACTGCGCGTCGCCGTCGTCACCGCCACCTGGAACGCCGACATTTGCGACGTCCTGCACGAACGGGCCGTGTCCACCGGCCGCGCCGCGGGCGCCCAGGTCGCTGAATTCCGTGTCGTCGGCGCACTCGAACTGCCGGTCGTCGTCCAGGAAGCCGCCCGGCGCTACGACGCGGTCGTCGCGCTCGGCTGCGTCATCAAGGGAGGCACCCCGCACTTCGATTACGTCTGCGATTCCGTCACCGCGGGACTGACCCGCATCGCCCTCGACGAATCCACCCCCGTGGGCAACGGCGTGCTGACGACCCTGACCCACGAACAGGCCGTCGAACGTTCCGGCGCGGAAGGCTCCGTCGAGGACAAGGGCGCCGAGTCCATGATCGCGGCGCTGTCCACCGCGCTGACTTTGCGCCAGTTGCGCGACGAGTAG
- a CDS encoding bifunctional 3,4-dihydroxy-2-butanone-4-phosphate synthase/GTP cyclohydrolase II: MTQQNSGQIRLDTVERAISDVAAGKAVVVVDNEDRENEGDLIFAADLATPELVAFMVRYTSGYICVAMTESDADRLGLPPMVARNQDARQTAYTVTVDAATGTTGISAADRSETIQRLADPARGREDFTRPGHVVPLRARPGGVLVRDGHTEASVDLAVLAGRAPAGALCEIVSEQDPTDMARGPELREFADRHDLAMISIEQLIDWRRHNESQIELAQPTRLPTASGVFSAYGVRDTVTGFEHVALVAGDPKQLRGAEDVLVRVHSECLTGDVFASHRCDCGEQLQTSMENIQEAGRGVIVYLRGHEGRGIGLLNKLHAYRLQDAGLDTVDANLEQGLPADARDFSVAGQILRELGIASFTLLTNNPHKHHSLTGFGPEPVGHQALDITPNPDNIDYLRTKRDRMGHVLPAVAAYDAEHPIT; the protein is encoded by the coding sequence ATGACGCAGCAGAATTCCGGTCAGATCCGGCTCGATACGGTCGAACGCGCCATCTCCGACGTCGCCGCGGGCAAGGCCGTCGTCGTCGTGGACAACGAGGACCGAGAAAACGAAGGCGACCTCATCTTCGCCGCCGACCTCGCCACGCCCGAGCTGGTGGCCTTCATGGTGCGCTACACCTCCGGCTACATCTGTGTGGCCATGACGGAGTCCGACGCCGACCGGCTGGGTCTTCCCCCCATGGTCGCGCGCAACCAGGACGCCCGGCAGACCGCCTACACCGTCACCGTGGACGCCGCGACCGGAACGACCGGCATCTCCGCCGCCGACCGTTCGGAAACCATCCAGCGCCTCGCCGACCCGGCCCGCGGCCGGGAGGACTTCACCCGCCCCGGCCACGTCGTTCCGCTGCGCGCCCGCCCCGGCGGCGTGCTCGTCCGGGACGGTCACACCGAGGCCAGCGTCGACCTCGCCGTCCTGGCCGGGCGCGCCCCCGCAGGGGCGCTGTGCGAGATCGTCTCCGAACAGGATCCGACGGACATGGCCCGCGGCCCGGAGCTGCGCGAGTTCGCCGACCGCCACGATCTGGCGATGATCTCCATCGAGCAGCTCATCGACTGGCGCCGCCACAACGAAAGCCAGATCGAATTGGCCCAGCCGACCCGGCTGCCGACCGCCTCCGGCGTGTTCTCCGCCTACGGGGTCCGCGACACAGTCACCGGCTTCGAGCACGTGGCGCTCGTCGCCGGAGACCCGAAGCAGCTGCGCGGCGCCGAGGACGTGCTCGTGCGCGTGCACTCGGAATGTCTCACCGGCGACGTCTTCGCCTCCCACCGCTGCGACTGCGGCGAGCAGCTGCAGACCTCCATGGAGAACATTCAGGAGGCTGGCCGCGGCGTCATCGTCTACCTGCGCGGACACGAGGGGCGTGGCATCGGGTTGCTGAATAAGCTGCACGCCTACCGGCTGCAGGACGCGGGGCTGGACACCGTCGACGCGAACCTCGAGCAGGGGCTGCCGGCGGACGCCCGGGACTTCTCCGTCGCCGGCCAGATTCTGCGTGAGCTCGGCATCGCCTCGTTCACGCTGCTGACCAACAACCCCCACAAGCATCACTCCCTGACGGGGTTCGGCCCGGAACCGGTCGGCCACCAGGCACTGGACATCACCCCGAACCCCGATAACATCGACTACCTGCGCACCAAGCGCGACCGCATGGGGCACGTGCTGCCCGCGGTCGCCGCCTACGACGCCGAGCACCCCATCACCTAA
- the rapZ gene encoding RNase adapter RapZ has protein sequence MTDANFSGEEQRFSVPPILITGMSGGGLGSAAKVMEDKGFYVAHNLPPRILVDLLEMCAADDSPVDKVAVVTDVRSRMFPGSLQEALTELDERKMTPTVLFMDARDDVLIRRFDSVRRTHPLQGDDTLQQGILREREVTGPVKERADIVMDTSNLSVHDLRRAIEASFGTMATDRQHVTLQSFGFKHGAPRDADLVVDMRFLPNPYWEPELRGFRGVDKPVSDYVLSRPATEGFIDKFMSMLDSMLDGYRHEGKNFITVGVGCTGGHHRSVAVTEEIARRLREEDKIDVNVIHRDIEHG, from the coding sequence ATGACCGACGCGAACTTTTCGGGAGAAGAACAGCGATTTTCCGTACCGCCCATTCTGATCACCGGCATGTCCGGCGGGGGTCTTGGCAGCGCGGCCAAAGTGATGGAGGACAAGGGGTTTTACGTCGCCCACAACCTTCCGCCACGCATCCTCGTGGACCTGCTGGAGATGTGCGCCGCAGATGATTCACCGGTGGACAAAGTCGCGGTGGTCACGGACGTGCGCTCCCGCATGTTCCCCGGGTCGCTGCAAGAGGCCCTGACCGAACTGGATGAGCGCAAGATGACCCCGACGGTGCTGTTCATGGACGCGCGCGACGACGTCCTCATCCGTCGCTTCGACAGTGTCCGACGCACCCACCCGCTGCAGGGCGACGACACGTTGCAGCAGGGGATCCTGCGTGAGCGCGAGGTCACCGGGCCGGTCAAGGAACGCGCCGACATCGTCATGGACACATCCAACCTCTCGGTGCACGACCTCCGCCGTGCGATTGAGGCCAGCTTCGGCACGATGGCCACGGACCGCCAACACGTCACTCTCCAGTCCTTCGGCTTCAAACACGGGGCTCCACGCGACGCCGACTTGGTGGTGGACATGCGATTTTTGCCGAACCCGTACTGGGAGCCGGAGTTGCGGGGGTTCCGGGGCGTGGACAAACCTGTCTCCGACTACGTGCTCAGCCGTCCGGCGACGGAAGGGTTCATCGACAAATTCATGTCGATGCTTGACTCGATGCTCGACGGTTACCGGCACGAAGGGAAAAACTTCATCACCGTGGGCGTGGGCTGCACCGGCGGCCACCATCGCTCAGTGGCGGTGACCGAAGAGATCGCCCGCCGTCTCCGGGAGGAAGACAAGATCGACGTCAATGTGATTCATCGCGATATAGAACATGGTTGA
- a CDS encoding PH domain-containing protein has protein sequence MAEQTGQPRRDTAQRRLSDEEIALLNAADPYAVVTDKPWEFEARSKFLRNLSIVAVIVVMAIHIFVGAVLDIEWTGATITQLDKWAFPGVGLVISIFLWIIMNRPRVRANADGVEVRNIIGTRFYAWVIVYGLSFPEGARMARLELPEFEYVPLWGMQSADGASTVKAVREFRELEAKYMPKE, from the coding sequence TTGGCTGAGCAGACCGGGCAGCCCCGGCGGGACACCGCGCAACGACGTCTGAGCGACGAGGAGATCGCGCTGCTGAACGCGGCGGACCCGTACGCCGTGGTGACCGACAAACCCTGGGAATTCGAGGCGCGTTCGAAGTTCCTGCGCAACCTGTCGATCGTGGCCGTCATCGTGGTGATGGCGATCCACATCTTCGTCGGCGCCGTCCTGGACATCGAGTGGACGGGTGCGACGATCACCCAGCTCGACAAATGGGCCTTCCCCGGGGTGGGGCTGGTGATCTCGATTTTCTTGTGGATCATCATGAACCGCCCGCGGGTGCGCGCCAACGCCGACGGCGTGGAAGTCCGCAACATCATCGGCACCCGCTTCTACGCCTGGGTGATCGTCTACGGACTGTCTTTCCCGGAGGGCGCGCGCATGGCCCGGCTGGAGCTGCCGGAGTTCGAGTACGTGCCGCTGTGGGGCATGCAGTCCGCGGACGGCGCCAGCACGGTCAAGGCCGTGCGCGAATTCCGTGAACTCGAAGCCAAGTACATGCCGAAGGAATAA
- a CDS encoding gluconeogenesis factor YvcK family protein — MASLGGGHGLYQTLLAARRCEAEALTAVVTVADDGGSSGRLRRELDIIPPGDLRMALAALSAEDEEGQLWADTLQHRFGGNGAMAGHAVGNLLIAGLTGVLGSEQAALDRVAALTRSCGRVVPVCHEALEIEADVAGLDDDPRVILPVRGQVAVASTPGVVRRVRILPERPAANGLAVEAIREADLVTLGPGSWFSSVIPHLLVPEIVEAINDTDALRVVMLNLSPEVGETQGFSSERHIHMLAQHAPTLRVDRIVIDGHSVTTTSERGHIARAARALGAEVTYRDIRMQEEGHRRLNLHDPDKVAATLLDILAERR; from the coding sequence ATCGCCAGCCTCGGCGGGGGACACGGCCTGTATCAGACGCTGCTCGCCGCCCGCCGCTGTGAGGCGGAGGCCCTCACCGCGGTAGTGACGGTCGCGGACGACGGCGGTTCTTCCGGCCGGTTACGGCGAGAGTTGGACATTATTCCGCCGGGGGATCTACGCATGGCGCTCGCCGCCCTGTCCGCCGAGGACGAGGAAGGACAGCTGTGGGCGGACACCCTGCAGCACCGCTTCGGCGGGAACGGGGCCATGGCGGGGCACGCCGTGGGCAATCTTCTCATCGCGGGGCTTACCGGAGTGCTGGGCTCAGAGCAGGCCGCCCTTGACCGGGTGGCGGCTCTCACACGTTCCTGCGGCCGGGTGGTGCCGGTCTGCCACGAAGCGCTGGAGATTGAAGCGGACGTGGCCGGCCTGGACGACGACCCACGCGTCATCCTTCCCGTCCGCGGCCAGGTGGCGGTGGCCTCCACCCCGGGAGTGGTGCGGCGCGTACGCATCCTCCCGGAACGCCCAGCGGCGAACGGGTTGGCCGTGGAGGCCATCCGGGAGGCGGACCTGGTCACGCTGGGGCCGGGCTCCTGGTTTTCCAGCGTCATTCCGCACCTGCTGGTGCCTGAGATCGTGGAGGCGATCAACGACACCGACGCACTGCGTGTGGTGATGCTCAACCTTTCCCCGGAGGTGGGGGAGACGCAGGGCTTTTCCTCCGAACGGCACATCCACATGCTCGCCCAGCATGCGCCGACGTTGCGAGTGGACCGCATCGTCATCGACGGACACAGCGTCACGACCACCTCCGAGCGGGGCCACATCGCGCGAGCGGCCCGCGCGTTGGGAGCGGAGGTCACCTACCGTGACATCCGTATGCAAGAGGAGGGCCACCGGCGCCTCAACCTCCACGACCCGGACAAGGTGGCCGCGACACTGCTCGACATTCTCGCTGAAAGGCGCTGA
- the gap gene encoding type I glyceraldehyde-3-phosphate dehydrogenase, with amino-acid sequence MTIRVGINGFGRIGRNFFRAVLDRSENLEIVAVNDLTDIKTLTTLLKFDSILGRLGREVEFDDESITIDGKRVAVHAERDPKNLDWSKHDVDIVIESTGIYKDREGAQLHLDSGAKKVIISAPAKGEDATFVYGVNHEDYDPANHHIISGASCTTNCLAPMAKALNDGLGIERGLMTTIHAYTGDQRLHDAPHRDLRRARAAAQNIVPTSTGAAKAVATVLPELKGKLDGYALRVPVITGSATDLTFTASRETTAEEVNEIMKAAAEADSTGALGYTDEPLVSTDIITDDHGSLFDSGLTKVVGDQVKVVSWYDNEWGYTVQLLRLTEMVAAKL; translated from the coding sequence GTGACTATCCGCGTTGGCATCAACGGTTTTGGCCGCATCGGACGCAACTTCTTCCGAGCGGTCCTGGACCGTTCGGAAAACCTCGAGATCGTTGCGGTGAACGACCTCACCGACATTAAGACCCTCACCACCCTGCTTAAGTTCGATTCCATTCTTGGCCGCCTCGGTCGCGAGGTGGAGTTCGACGACGAATCCATCACCATCGACGGCAAGCGGGTGGCCGTGCACGCCGAGCGCGACCCGAAGAACCTGGACTGGTCCAAGCACGACGTGGACATCGTCATCGAGTCCACCGGCATCTACAAAGACCGTGAAGGCGCGCAGCTGCACCTCGACTCCGGCGCCAAAAAGGTCATCATCTCCGCCCCCGCCAAGGGCGAGGACGCCACCTTCGTGTACGGCGTCAACCACGAAGATTACGACCCCGCCAACCACCACATCATCTCCGGCGCCTCCTGCACCACCAACTGCCTGGCCCCGATGGCCAAGGCGCTGAACGACGGGCTGGGCATCGAGCGTGGCCTGATGACCACCATCCACGCCTACACCGGTGACCAGCGTCTGCACGACGCCCCGCACCGTGACCTGCGCCGGGCCCGCGCCGCGGCCCAGAACATTGTCCCGACCTCCACCGGCGCGGCCAAGGCCGTGGCCACGGTCCTGCCGGAGCTTAAGGGCAAGCTCGACGGTTACGCGCTGCGCGTTCCGGTGATCACCGGTTCCGCCACCGATCTGACCTTCACCGCCTCCCGCGAGACCACCGCCGAGGAGGTCAACGAGATCATGAAGGCGGCCGCGGAGGCGGACTCCACCGGCGCTCTGGGTTACACCGATGAGCCGCTGGTCTCCACCGACATCATCACCGACGACCACGGTTCCCTCTTCGACTCCGGCTTGACCAAGGTCGTCGGCGACCAGGTCAAGGTCGTGTCCTGGTACGACAACGAGTGGGGCTACACGGTCCAGCTGCTGCGTCTGACTGAAATGGTCGCCGCCAAGCTCTAA
- a CDS encoding phosphoglycerate kinase: MTVKNLQDLLDEGVDGRHVLVRSDFNVPLNDAGEITDAGRITASLPTLNALLEGSAKVIVMAHLGRPKGEVNAKYSLQPVADALSDELGQFVALAGDVSGEDAHERANGLTEGEILLLENVRFDPRETSKDEAEREAFAAELVDLAADDGAFVSDGFGVVHRAQASVYDVAKRLPAYAGALVGAEMEELTKVASDPDHPYVVVLGGSKVSDKLGVIEALADKADKLIIGGGMCYTFLTAQGHNTQKSLLQEEMVDTCKDLLERFGDKIVLPVDLVSAPEFSNDVETTVTDVDGMPEDWLSLDIGPESVKKFAEVIATSKTVFWNGPMGVFEMENFSQGTAGVAQAIIDATRNNGSFTVVGGGDSAASVRVLGLDEDGFSHISTGGGASLELLEGKELPGLAVLND, from the coding sequence ATGACCGTCAAGAACCTCCAAGACCTGCTGGACGAAGGCGTCGACGGACGCCACGTTCTCGTTCGCTCCGACTTCAACGTCCCGCTCAACGACGCCGGGGAGATCACCGACGCCGGGCGCATCACCGCGTCGCTGCCGACGCTGAACGCCCTCCTCGAAGGCAGCGCCAAGGTCATCGTCATGGCTCACCTGGGCCGTCCCAAGGGCGAGGTCAACGCCAAGTACTCCCTTCAGCCGGTCGCCGACGCCCTGAGCGACGAACTCGGACAGTTCGTCGCTTTGGCCGGCGACGTCTCCGGTGAAGACGCCCACGAGCGCGCCAACGGCTTGACCGAGGGGGAGATCCTCCTGCTCGAGAACGTGCGCTTCGACCCGCGTGAGACCTCCAAGGATGAGGCGGAACGGGAAGCTTTCGCAGCGGAACTCGTCGATCTGGCCGCCGACGACGGCGCCTTCGTCTCCGACGGCTTCGGCGTCGTTCACCGTGCCCAGGCTTCCGTCTACGACGTCGCCAAGCGCCTGCCGGCCTACGCAGGTGCGCTCGTCGGCGCGGAAATGGAAGAGCTGACCAAGGTCGCCTCCGACCCGGACCACCCGTACGTCGTCGTCCTCGGCGGCTCCAAGGTCTCCGACAAGCTCGGCGTGATCGAGGCGCTCGCGGACAAGGCGGACAAGCTCATCATCGGCGGCGGCATGTGCTACACCTTCCTCACCGCCCAGGGACACAACACCCAGAAGTCCCTGCTGCAGGAGGAAATGGTCGACACCTGCAAGGATCTCCTGGAGCGCTTCGGCGACAAAATCGTCCTGCCGGTCGATCTGGTCTCCGCCCCGGAGTTCAGCAACGACGTCGAGACCACCGTCACCGACGTGGACGGGATGCCGGAGGACTGGCTGTCGCTGGACATCGGCCCGGAGTCGGTGAAGAAATTCGCCGAGGTGATCGCCACCTCCAAGACTGTCTTCTGGAATGGGCCGATGGGCGTGTTCGAGATGGAGAACTTCTCCCAGGGCACGGCCGGGGTGGCTCAGGCCATCATTGACGCCACCCGAAACAACGGTTCCTTCACCGTCGTCGGCGGCGGCGATTCCGCGGCCTCCGTCCGCGTGCTCGGCCTGGATGAAGACGGTTTCAGCCACATCTCCACCGGCGGCGGCGCCTCCCTGGAACTGCTCGAAGGAAAGGAACTGCCGGGCCTGGCGGTCCTCAACGACTAA
- the tpiA gene encoding triose-phosphate isomerase — MARKTLIAGNWKMNLDHIQAIGTVQKLAFALPKEYYKHVDVALTVPYTDIRSVQTLVEGDKLPVTYGAQDVSEHESGAYTGDISAQMLAKLGCRWVVVGHSERREHHSESDELVAAKAKAALQHGVTPIVCVGEPLDVREAGDHVNYVVDQTRASLSGLSAENLAKTVIAYEPVWAIGTGKVASAADAQEVCAAIRGLLRELTDEQTADAIRILYGGSVKTDTIAEIVEQPDVDGGLVGGASLDGEEFARLIAAAAGPVDY; from the coding sequence ATGGCCCGCAAAACCCTCATCGCCGGTAACTGGAAGATGAACCTGGACCACATCCAGGCCATCGGTACCGTGCAAAAACTCGCCTTCGCCCTACCCAAGGAATACTACAAGCACGTCGACGTGGCGCTGACCGTCCCGTACACCGACATCCGTTCCGTGCAGACGCTGGTGGAGGGCGACAAACTGCCGGTCACCTACGGCGCCCAGGACGTCTCGGAGCACGAGTCCGGCGCCTACACCGGTGACATCTCCGCCCAGATGCTGGCCAAACTCGGTTGCCGCTGGGTCGTCGTCGGCCACTCCGAGCGACGTGAGCACCACAGTGAATCCGACGAGCTCGTCGCGGCGAAGGCCAAGGCCGCGCTCCAGCACGGCGTCACCCCGATCGTGTGCGTCGGTGAACCGCTGGACGTCCGGGAGGCCGGCGACCACGTCAATTACGTGGTCGACCAGACCCGCGCCTCTCTGTCAGGCCTGTCCGCCGAAAATCTGGCGAAGACCGTCATCGCCTATGAACCGGTGTGGGCGATCGGCACCGGCAAGGTCGCCTCGGCCGCTGACGCGCAGGAAGTGTGCGCCGCGATCCGTGGCCTGCTGCGCGAGCTGACCGACGAGCAGACCGCCGACGCCATCCGCATCCTCTACGGCGGTTCCGTCAAGACCGACACCATCGCCGAGATCGTCGAACAGCCGGACGTCGACGGTGGTCTGGTCGGCGGCGCTTCCCTGGACGGCGAAGAATTCGCCCGCCTCATCGCCGCCGCCGCGGGACCGGTCGACTACTGA